From the Trypanosoma brucei brucei TREU927 chromosome 6, complete sequence genome, the window agcaaagttgCGACCAGGCACGGCATTcaactggtacatttccacaggTTTCGGCACACCACGAAGTGTAACAGCACCAAGTGCAGTGACATcaatttgctcacgctcctcagcTGACAGTGACAGGTATGTTGAGCCtgtcatcagcacctgaccaccatttgctacactctctgtccttgctgccatgtttggagtccgcccatagtagtcatatcccttcgtcacttcatcgtgtcggatatcgcacaacccggtgtggattccaacacgtacacgcaggccattccacaaacgactGTACACTTTGAGGTCCAACCGTGCAGTTGGCGGTGTGTACTTCtcgtcctcctccgcacgctGCTGCTCCAACTGCTGGTAAGAATCATCAACTGCATTTGTTCCCCAGTCATGATGCAAGAAACGCAGCTGTAGTTCCTGTGCGAGTtggacggcagcgaaaggaCTCTTACTCGCTATCATGAACGAATCCCCTACAGTTTTGACTTCGTAGCAGTCATACCTCGCAATCAATGAACGGACCATACGATGATGCGCGGCGACGGCATCAGGCAtcagctcagggtgtgcagcccacaacgcagtgctgctctcaatgtcagtaaatattagtgtcacgGGGTCAGTTGGTTCCTTGGGTGCAAGATTGTTATCACGGGCATTCCGCAGGGTGATGCGTAGGAGCACACCTAGGGCAATAAAAGGTATCAATCCGGCTATACACCCGATACCTATGCCGGCTATCTGTGACCCTGTGAGACGACTCCCTCCTGAAATGATATACCCCATAGACGGTGTCATGCCGCGTTGCAATATGGGCACACGTGAATTCAGCACACGCGCCATCGACCATACAGAAATGTTTGTGGCTCCAAAGTTTGAGGCACACTCATTTGCCGAAACACTCGTACCAGAAACACATTCCACATCACTGAAGGGTCCAAATCGCATGTCATCCACTTTGATGTTGGACTCCGTGTAAATGCGGTCTGCCAGCAGCTCtgcattcactttcttcatattCGGGAGAATCACTTGAAGCAGCCGAGTGGTAACAAAACCTAAGAACGTTAGTGGATCCCAATGCGATTCATTCACAATGCGATGGAAACTCGCAACCACATCTGATTTCGTGTCCTTCTCCGCCCAGTGTGGAAAACTCGTCGCGAATAGGAGCCGCTCTGAGCTAGCGACAGACTCTTTACTCGCATTAAACGCAGCCACAAACTCATCGTAGTACATTGCAAGGTCATTGAATGGAATGAATACACGTGCCCTGCGGTGTGCCTGAAGGTGCCgcgcaaccgcagcaacgTCAGTGAGAGTGAGTCCAATAGTAAACACATCTTTATTAGCCGAGAGATATGACGCCATCgggtcaccatcaccaagtgTCTTACTGGAATCAAGCGACACACCAAACGTAACCAATGACTTGTACAGCAGGCTACTGATCTCCCCTGCTTGCTCACTACGTATGAATGCATTTACTCCTCTGGAAGAAGCGTTGGAGAGATACACAGCAAGCACATAAAATTGCTGCGCAAGGACAGGCAGTAAGTGTATTACGTTTCTCCTAAACAGTTTCATGCGGGGTCGAAGTGTCATAGGACTGATGAACACTAAATCTTTTCGATCCAGAAGCCCTCCAGGCATGATACCAAATACTGCAGATACATCCCTGTTATCCTGTACTTGCTCAAGGGATTGCGTCACATTCTCTGAAGATACTGTTAGGGGATGGAAAAATATTCTGTTGTCAATATTCTCCGCTTCCTTGCCATGAACCTCGGCACCAAGGAACCACTTCCTGCTCGCACGTAATGCAATTTTATTATCTgcgagaagcaaaaagaggcCACTCAATGGCGCACCCACATGTACATTGGCACTCGAGCACTCTGATACACCCCACGTTAGATGTCCTTCCCACAAAGGCGCTGGTCGGAAGCCATCCATTATACTCTTCATATATACCATACTGCCACCTTGATTGCATTTGCACATGGCACCCTGTAATGCAACGGCTTCAtcgcactcaccaccaaagtcaccaaccacaagGTCATCAATCACGTAGCGACGCTGCTTGTATAGAGATTCCCTGAATGACGTACGGTTCGTCAGTTGTGGAGCGTTGTTCAGAGCCTGGAAGAGAACTTCTCCTGCAAGCCACCCATACACCATCATCTCACCTGCGTTGTCGTCCTCAAGGTAGTGATAGGGTTTCTGAAAGCCCTTCCAGTCATTGTTTGTACTGAGGTAGTTGTCCATGTCATGCTCGAAGTGCCGAATCAGTGAAAACCGAGTATCGTTAGCGAGCGGCACTGTTCCAGTTGTGATCAGCTGTCCAGGAGTAAATGTACGATTAGCTAACGCCAATGCCTCACGCCACATCTTGATAAGTGGGCCCTGCTGTAGTGAAGTAGAAAGAAGATACGCATTGGCAGTGCGGTTGTCCTGTGCTACCTTCTTGATGAACCACGTGATGCTGCCATCCGCcagggaagaaaacagcaaTATAGCCTGTGGGCGCGTAGCAACAAATTGTCTCCACCTGACGTTCAAATCATCCTCAGAGATATTTTGATTTTCACTCTCCTTCACAACGAACATTCCGCACAGCTCGCGACCCATCATTTCCAATATCTGCAGAGTAAACTCATACGGTCCCATACTGGCGGTGCTGctcttcacgtgcatcataCCTATTCGTGGGACACGGAGGTAAACAACAGCATAACGAATGAGGGCGAGGAGTTCAGCATTGGGTTCGACACTTATGAAATAGAGGTGAGGGTTCCAACCACGGACCTCACTGGAGTACGCAACGGGAGCTAGGGCAACAAGATCATGTTCCTTTAGTTTATCACTGACCCACGCGACGTGATTAGTACCCAGGGGCCCGAATACAACTAAtaacttcccttcactttgATTCATTCCATGCTGAAATATCTCCTCAACTGTCGCATTGGGTGATGGGGGACGGATGACAGATATTGTCGCATTAGAGCCCGTCTTCCAGCTGTGGGCACTCAGTGATGCTTCAAAGCCGGCATTGAGATCGTTAATTTCATCATCGGAATATTCCGGATTGTACATCATGGATAGCACTTTTACCGTCACATTACTCGCTTCCGCGCACACAGGTGGCATCCACATGAgtagcaaaggcaacaaGTGTAGCAGTGATATAGCAGTAATGACAGGTGAGTGCTTGTACTTGCTGTAACGCCTTGCAGGGCTCCTTGCGGTAAGGTTCCGCCTGCAGTTTCCATGAGGGTACACACatcctcttccaccaccttcCTGCCAACTCATATTTTCGGGAATGTGTGacacttttcgtgtgtgaaATCTTATGTCCTAAGGAAGAAtatcaaaagagggaaaatagaaatcAGTAAGATTACACTTCCAGACAGTTGGATGCTATAACAAGTTCCcgacaaaaccaaaacaatgcTTAAAAAGCAATGAAGGCACGCCAAGGTAGCGAGAGACGACTCGTTTATAATGTCACTGTAAACTGCGAGCAAATGATAGAAAGGGACAACCGACACGCTGGTGGGAAATGGtgtcacacaaacacgtataTGTATGTCATGTGtgtcgttgttttctttgctaCTGACATTTCATTACGAAATATGGATCCGGCTTTGATGTAGTTATCGCATGCtccatgtgtgtttgtgtggctgcATTTGCTCATGTATAGTTGACccttttagtttattttgttgaaTCCCCTTAACCACATAACCCTTTTCATCTGTCCTCCATTTTGTAGAGGATACTTGCTTTCATTTGATTCTCTGCTGTTGGCTCCCCAT encodes:
- a CDS encoding receptor-type adenylate cyclase GRESAG 4, putative yields the protein MSWQEGGGRGCVYPHGNCRRNLTARSPARRYSKYKHSPVITAISLLHLLPLLLMWMPPVCAEASNVTVKVLSMMYNPEYSDDEINDLNAGFEASLSAHSWKTGSNATISVIRPPSPNATVEEIFQHGMNQSEGKLLVVFGPLGTNHVAWVSDKLKEHDLVALAPVAYSSEVRGWNPHLYFISVEPNAELLALIRYAVVYLRVPRIGMMHVKSSTASMGPYEFTLQILEMMGRELCGMFVVKESENQNISEDDLNVRWRQFVATRPQAILLFSSLADGSITWFIKKVAQDNRTANAYLLSTSLQQGPLIKMWREALALANRTFTPGQLITTGTVPLANDTRFSLIRHFEHDMDNYLSTNNDWKGFQKPYHYLEDDNAGEMMVYGWLAGEVLFQALNNAPQLTNRTSFRESLYKQRRYVIDDLVVGDFGGECDEAVALQGAMCKCNQGGSMVYMKSIMDGFRPAPLWEGHLTWGVSECSSANVHVGAPLSGLFLLLADNKIALRASRKWFLGAEVHGKEAENIDNRIFFHPLTVSSENVTQSLEQVQDNRDVSAVFGIMPGGLLDRKDLVFISPMTLRPRMKLFRRNVIHLLPVLAQQFYVLAVYLSNASSRGVNAFIRSEQAGEISSLLYKSLVTFGVSLDSSKTLGDGDPMASYLSANKDVFTIGLTLTDVAAVARHLQAHRRARVFIPFNDLAMYYDEFVAAFNASKESVASSERLLFATSFPHWAEKDTKSDVVASFHRIVNESHWDPLTFLGFVTTRLLQVILPNMKKVNAELLADRIYTESNIKVDDMRFGPFSDVECVSGTSVSANECASNFGATNISVWSMARVLNSRVPILQRGMTPSMGYIISGGSRLTGSQIAGIGIGCIAGLIPFIALGVLLRITLRNARDNNLAPKEPTDPVTLIFTDIESSTALWAAHPELMPDAVAAHHRMVRSLIARYDCYEVKTVGDSFMIASKSPFAAVQLAQELQLRFLHHDWGTNAVDDSYQQLEQQRAEEDEKYTPPTARLDLKVYSRLWNGLRVRVGIHTGLCDIRHDEVTKGYDYYGRTPNMAARTESVANGGQVLMTGSTYLSLSAEEREQIDVTALGAVTLRGVPKPVEMYQLNAVPGRNFAALRLDREIKDEDDVGTGSSASESSFNECGLTATAQQVAGCIDALIGAFPVIQRQKMLATFCERWHVKKPSGVDAWNEASCRCVTRRIAAKVGCVMDFGTRNTSSSATSLERGGSLFSPGGATVATVTSSSNFSYVEGRPCTADLIDLESVGSTC